One genomic region from Microcella humidisoli encodes:
- a CDS encoding DnaJ C-terminal domain-containing protein, giving the protein MASQDWFDKDFYAVLGVTKDVTDAELKKAYRKLARQHHPDSNPGNAAAEARFKEISEAHSVLSDPAQRAEYDQMRAMGSGARFTAGGAPGGFDDVFGGMFGGPGGRRTAPGGFEDIFGGLFGNGAPGAAGAGRRYGAPTKGRDHTASVGLEFATAVHGDTVTLERPGGGTPIQVKIPAGVADGQKIRLRGKGEPSRDGGEAGDLVLTVQVRPHPVFSRDGLNLRVDVPVTFVEAALGATIEVPTLGGDPVKLRVAAGTPSGRVLRVKGRGLTTPKGTGDLLATVQVAVPSHLSAEAAKRLEQFAAALPPENPRDELIARARG; this is encoded by the coding sequence ATGGCCAGTCAGGACTGGTTCGACAAGGACTTCTACGCCGTGCTGGGGGTGACGAAGGACGTCACCGATGCTGAGCTCAAGAAGGCATATCGCAAGCTCGCGCGGCAGCACCACCCCGACTCCAACCCGGGGAACGCAGCCGCCGAGGCGCGGTTCAAGGAGATCAGCGAGGCTCACTCGGTGCTGAGCGACCCCGCGCAGCGCGCGGAGTACGACCAGATGCGGGCCATGGGCTCGGGCGCACGCTTCACGGCAGGCGGCGCGCCCGGCGGCTTCGACGACGTGTTCGGCGGCATGTTCGGGGGCCCCGGCGGGCGCCGCACGGCTCCCGGCGGGTTCGAGGACATCTTCGGAGGGCTGTTCGGCAACGGCGCGCCCGGTGCGGCCGGGGCCGGCCGGCGGTATGGCGCGCCCACGAAGGGCCGCGATCACACCGCGAGCGTCGGGCTCGAGTTCGCCACGGCGGTGCATGGCGACACCGTCACGCTCGAGCGGCCCGGCGGGGGCACACCGATCCAGGTCAAGATCCCCGCAGGGGTCGCCGACGGGCAGAAGATCCGCTTGCGCGGCAAGGGCGAGCCGAGCCGCGACGGCGGCGAGGCCGGTGATCTGGTGCTGACGGTGCAGGTGCGCCCGCATCCGGTGTTCAGTCGCGACGGTCTGAATCTGCGAGTGGATGTTCCCGTCACGTTCGTCGAAGCGGCCCTCGGTGCCACGATCGAGGTGCCGACGCTCGGCGGCGACCCCGTCAAGCTGCGTGTCGCGGCCGGCACCCCGAGCGGGCGCGTGCTGCGCGTCAAGGGCCGAGGGCTGACGACGCCCAAGGGCACGGGCGATCTGCTCGCGACCGTGCAGGTCGCTGTGCCCTCGCACCTGTCGGCCGAGGCGGCGAAACGCCTCGAGCAGTTCGCCGCGGCGCTGCCGCCCGAGAACCCGCGTGACGAGCTCATCGCCCGCGCTCGCGGGTGA
- a CDS encoding nucleotide exchange factor GrpE, whose protein sequence is MAAKKRDDSPEEFDEQAEPLAEDGAVTDAESADDLVAAEDADVEVSESGNSLDADIDHILSEAGQREIEEYRDRAARAEAELANFRTRVERDRAANREAVIADVIRSLLPAIDDLDRAAAHGDLEGSPLELVAQKLRQSFERYGLRSVGVVGEPFDPAFHEAIVQLPSAEATTQTVADVIEGGYALGDRLVRPAKVAVSVPQG, encoded by the coding sequence ATGGCGGCCAAGAAGCGCGACGACAGCCCGGAGGAGTTCGACGAGCAGGCCGAGCCGCTCGCCGAGGACGGCGCCGTGACCGATGCGGAGTCGGCCGACGACCTCGTCGCGGCGGAGGACGCCGACGTGGAGGTGTCGGAGAGCGGCAACTCGCTCGACGCCGACATCGACCACATCCTCTCCGAGGCCGGGCAGCGCGAGATCGAGGAGTATCGCGATCGCGCCGCCCGCGCCGAGGCTGAACTGGCGAACTTCCGCACCCGGGTGGAGCGCGACCGCGCTGCCAACCGTGAGGCGGTCATTGCCGACGTCATCCGCTCGCTGCTGCCCGCCATCGATGATCTCGATCGCGCGGCCGCGCACGGCGACCTCGAGGGCAGCCCCCTCGAGCTCGTCGCGCAGAAGCTGCGACAGTCGTTCGAGCGCTACGGCCTGCGATCGGTCGGTGTGGTCGGCGAGCCGTTCGACCCGGCGTTCCACGAGGCCATCGTGCAGCTACCGAGCGCCGAGGCGACCACGCAGACCGTTGCCGACGTCATCGAGGGCGGCTACGCCCTCGGCGACCGACTCGTGCGGCCGGCGAAGGTGGCCGTCTCCGTCCCCCAGGGCTAG
- a CDS encoding heat shock protein transcriptional repressor HspR: MDEHSPIFAIAVAAELAGMHPQTLRQYDRLGLVSPTRTAGQSRRYSMRDVVQLREIARLSAEGLNLEGIRRILDLENEVVALRARVHELEAALADELLARPGRRVFAAGVEGEVVSIKAGTRAQKSNQLVVWRPLRRS, translated from the coding sequence ATGGACGAGCACAGCCCGATCTTCGCGATCGCCGTGGCCGCTGAGCTCGCGGGGATGCACCCGCAGACCCTGCGACAGTACGACCGGCTCGGCCTCGTCTCGCCCACGCGCACGGCCGGGCAGAGCCGCCGCTACTCGATGCGTGACGTCGTGCAGCTGCGAGAGATCGCCCGGCTCAGCGCCGAGGGGCTCAACCTCGAGGGAATCCGCCGCATTCTCGACCTCGAGAACGAGGTCGTCGCCCTGCGGGCCCGCGTGCACGAGCTCGAGGCGGCGCTCGCCGACGAGCTGCTCGCCCGCCCCGGTCGGCGCGTCTTCGCCGCCGGCGTCGAGGGCGAGGTCGTGTCGATCAAGGCCGGCACGCGCGCCCAGAAGTCGAACCAGCTCGTCGTCTGGCGGCCGCTGCGGCGCAGCTAG